One window from the genome of Synechococcus sp. PROS-7-1 encodes:
- a CDS encoding urease subunit gamma produces MHLSPQEKDKLLIVTAALLAERRLKRGLRLNHPEAVAWLSFLVLEGARDGKNVAELMQEGTTWLSREQVMDGIPELVHEVQIEAVFPDGTKLVTLHDPIR; encoded by the coding sequence ATGCATCTCAGTCCCCAGGAAAAAGACAAGCTCCTGATTGTTACCGCGGCATTACTGGCCGAACGGCGACTCAAGCGTGGCCTCAGGCTCAACCACCCCGAAGCGGTGGCTTGGCTGAGCTTCCTTGTGCTGGAGGGTGCCCGCGACGGAAAGAACGTTGCAGAGCTGATGCAGGAGGGCACGACCTGGCTGAGCCGCGAGCAAGTCATGGACGGCATTCCCGAACTGGTTCACGAGGTGCAGATCGAAGCGGTGTTTCCCGATGGCACCAAGCTCGTGACCCTGCACGACCCAATTCGCTGA